In one Gopherus evgoodei ecotype Sinaloan lineage chromosome 1, rGopEvg1_v1.p, whole genome shotgun sequence genomic region, the following are encoded:
- the LOC115637544 gene encoding zinc finger protein 239-like isoform X2 — translation MISASAGDGNMNENEEEDPQQEGPKPVEAPGTLSDFFIREAFPSSDQDKACERQEICSPEKRQEKPIRCERGFRKRKDTIVHQKTLLGEKPYICIECGQSFNRSSDLIRHQRIHTGEKPYVCTECGKSFSRRSHLIQHQRIHTGERPYQCKDCGKSFSQSTHLVQHQRNHTGERPYVCAKCGRNFYQNSGLIRHANFHTGEKPYKCPECGKCFSDSSNLIAHQRLHTGEKPYKCTDCDKCFSESSKLIIHRRTHTGEKPYMCPECGKSFSQRSHLVQHRRTHTGEKPYKCSECGTSFSDNSTLIRHRRTHTGEKPFKCAQCGKSFSRNSYLVSHQRVHVW, via the exons ATGATATCAGCGAGTG CAGGTGATGGGAACATGAATGAAAATGAGGAGGAAGATCCTCAACAAGAAGGTCCCAAGCCAGTGGAAGCCCCTGGGACATTATCAGACTTTTTCATAAGGGAAGCTTTTCCGAGTTCTGACCAGGACAAAGCCTGTGAAAGGCAGGAGATATGTTCTCCGGAGAAGAGACAGGAAAAACCTATTCGTTGTGAAAGAGGCTTCAGGAAACGCAAAGACACCATCGTTCACCAGAAGACTCTCCTGGGCGAGAAGCCTTACATATGTATTGAATGTGGGCAGAGCTTCAACCGGAGCTCGGACCTCATCCGCCATCAGCGGATCCACACTGGCGAGAAACCCTATGTGTGCaccgagtgcgggaaaagcttcagccgGCGCTCGCACCTTATCCagcaccagagaatccacacgggggagAGACCCTACCAATGCAAagactgtgggaagagcttcagccaGAGCACGCATCTTGTGCAGCACCAAAGGAACCACACCGGAGAGAGGCCCTATGTGTGTGCAAAGTGTGGGAGGAACTTTTACCAGAACTCGGGGCTCATCAGACATGCCAACTTCCACACGGGTGAGAAGCCCTACAAATGTCCcgagtgtgggaaatgcttcagtGACAGCTCCAACCTCATCGCGCACCAGCGGCTGCACACAGGCGAGAAGCCCTACAAATGCACGGACTGTGACAAATGCTTCAGTGAGAGCTCCAAGCTGATCATCCACCGCCGGACCCACACGGGAGAGAAGCCCTACATGTGTCCTgagtgcgggaagagcttcagccAGAGATCCCACCTTGTCCAGCACCGCAGGAcgcacacaggagagaaaccataCAAGTGCTCCGAGTGTGGGACGAGCTTCAGCGACAACTCCACCCTGATCCGGCACCGCAGGACGCACACTGGGGAGAAGCCCTTCAAATGTGCGCAGTGTGGGAAGAGTTTCAGCCGCAATTCGTACTTGGTGTCGCATCAGAGAGTGCACGTATGGTAG
- the LOC115637544 gene encoding zinc finger protein 239-like isoform X1 — translation MALNSSRISVPFVRGDGNMNENEEEDPQQEGPKPVEAPGTLSDFFIREAFPSSDQDKACERQEICSPEKRQEKPIRCERGFRKRKDTIVHQKTLLGEKPYICIECGQSFNRSSDLIRHQRIHTGEKPYVCTECGKSFSRRSHLIQHQRIHTGERPYQCKDCGKSFSQSTHLVQHQRNHTGERPYVCAKCGRNFYQNSGLIRHANFHTGEKPYKCPECGKCFSDSSNLIAHQRLHTGEKPYKCTDCDKCFSESSKLIIHRRTHTGEKPYMCPECGKSFSQRSHLVQHRRTHTGEKPYKCSECGTSFSDNSTLIRHRRTHTGEKPFKCAQCGKSFSRNSYLVSHQRVHVW, via the exons ATGGCTCTCAACAGCAGCAGAATTTCAGTCCCTTTCGTCAGAG GTGATGGGAACATGAATGAAAATGAGGAGGAAGATCCTCAACAAGAAGGTCCCAAGCCAGTGGAAGCCCCTGGGACATTATCAGACTTTTTCATAAGGGAAGCTTTTCCGAGTTCTGACCAGGACAAAGCCTGTGAAAGGCAGGAGATATGTTCTCCGGAGAAGAGACAGGAAAAACCTATTCGTTGTGAAAGAGGCTTCAGGAAACGCAAAGACACCATCGTTCACCAGAAGACTCTCCTGGGCGAGAAGCCTTACATATGTATTGAATGTGGGCAGAGCTTCAACCGGAGCTCGGACCTCATCCGCCATCAGCGGATCCACACTGGCGAGAAACCCTATGTGTGCaccgagtgcgggaaaagcttcagccgGCGCTCGCACCTTATCCagcaccagagaatccacacgggggagAGACCCTACCAATGCAAagactgtgggaagagcttcagccaGAGCACGCATCTTGTGCAGCACCAAAGGAACCACACCGGAGAGAGGCCCTATGTGTGTGCAAAGTGTGGGAGGAACTTTTACCAGAACTCGGGGCTCATCAGACATGCCAACTTCCACACGGGTGAGAAGCCCTACAAATGTCCcgagtgtgggaaatgcttcagtGACAGCTCCAACCTCATCGCGCACCAGCGGCTGCACACAGGCGAGAAGCCCTACAAATGCACGGACTGTGACAAATGCTTCAGTGAGAGCTCCAAGCTGATCATCCACCGCCGGACCCACACGGGAGAGAAGCCCTACATGTGTCCTgagtgcgggaagagcttcagccAGAGATCCCACCTTGTCCAGCACCGCAGGAcgcacacaggagagaaaccataCAAGTGCTCCGAGTGTGGGACGAGCTTCAGCGACAACTCCACCCTGATCCGGCACCGCAGGACGCACACTGGGGAGAAGCCCTTCAAATGTGCGCAGTGTGGGAAGAGTTTCAGCCGCAATTCGTACTTGGTGTCGCATCAGAGAGTGCACGTATGGTAG
- the LOC115637544 gene encoding zinc finger protein 239-like isoform X4, with the protein MNENEEEDPQQEGPKPVEAPGTLSDFFIREAFPSSDQDKACERQEICSPEKRQEKPIRCERGFRKRKDTIVHQKTLLGEKPYICIECGQSFNRSSDLIRHQRIHTGEKPYVCTECGKSFSRRSHLIQHQRIHTGERPYQCKDCGKSFSQSTHLVQHQRNHTGERPYVCAKCGRNFYQNSGLIRHANFHTGEKPYKCPECGKCFSDSSNLIAHQRLHTGEKPYKCTDCDKCFSESSKLIIHRRTHTGEKPYMCPECGKSFSQRSHLVQHRRTHTGEKPYKCSECGTSFSDNSTLIRHRRTHTGEKPFKCAQCGKSFSRNSYLVSHQRVHVW; encoded by the coding sequence ATGAATGAAAATGAGGAGGAAGATCCTCAACAAGAAGGTCCCAAGCCAGTGGAAGCCCCTGGGACATTATCAGACTTTTTCATAAGGGAAGCTTTTCCGAGTTCTGACCAGGACAAAGCCTGTGAAAGGCAGGAGATATGTTCTCCGGAGAAGAGACAGGAAAAACCTATTCGTTGTGAAAGAGGCTTCAGGAAACGCAAAGACACCATCGTTCACCAGAAGACTCTCCTGGGCGAGAAGCCTTACATATGTATTGAATGTGGGCAGAGCTTCAACCGGAGCTCGGACCTCATCCGCCATCAGCGGATCCACACTGGCGAGAAACCCTATGTGTGCaccgagtgcgggaaaagcttcagccgGCGCTCGCACCTTATCCagcaccagagaatccacacgggggagAGACCCTACCAATGCAAagactgtgggaagagcttcagccaGAGCACGCATCTTGTGCAGCACCAAAGGAACCACACCGGAGAGAGGCCCTATGTGTGTGCAAAGTGTGGGAGGAACTTTTACCAGAACTCGGGGCTCATCAGACATGCCAACTTCCACACGGGTGAGAAGCCCTACAAATGTCCcgagtgtgggaaatgcttcagtGACAGCTCCAACCTCATCGCGCACCAGCGGCTGCACACAGGCGAGAAGCCCTACAAATGCACGGACTGTGACAAATGCTTCAGTGAGAGCTCCAAGCTGATCATCCACCGCCGGACCCACACGGGAGAGAAGCCCTACATGTGTCCTgagtgcgggaagagcttcagccAGAGATCCCACCTTGTCCAGCACCGCAGGAcgcacacaggagagaaaccataCAAGTGCTCCGAGTGTGGGACGAGCTTCAGCGACAACTCCACCCTGATCCGGCACCGCAGGACGCACACTGGGGAGAAGCCCTTCAAATGTGCGCAGTGTGGGAAGAGTTTCAGCCGCAATTCGTACTTGGTGTCGCATCAGAGAGTGCACGTATGGTAG
- the LOC115637544 gene encoding zinc finger protein 239-like isoform X3, with product MISASGDGNMNENEEEDPQQEGPKPVEAPGTLSDFFIREAFPSSDQDKACERQEICSPEKRQEKPIRCERGFRKRKDTIVHQKTLLGEKPYICIECGQSFNRSSDLIRHQRIHTGEKPYVCTECGKSFSRRSHLIQHQRIHTGERPYQCKDCGKSFSQSTHLVQHQRNHTGERPYVCAKCGRNFYQNSGLIRHANFHTGEKPYKCPECGKCFSDSSNLIAHQRLHTGEKPYKCTDCDKCFSESSKLIIHRRTHTGEKPYMCPECGKSFSQRSHLVQHRRTHTGEKPYKCSECGTSFSDNSTLIRHRRTHTGEKPFKCAQCGKSFSRNSYLVSHQRVHVW from the exons ATGATATCAGCGAGTG GTGATGGGAACATGAATGAAAATGAGGAGGAAGATCCTCAACAAGAAGGTCCCAAGCCAGTGGAAGCCCCTGGGACATTATCAGACTTTTTCATAAGGGAAGCTTTTCCGAGTTCTGACCAGGACAAAGCCTGTGAAAGGCAGGAGATATGTTCTCCGGAGAAGAGACAGGAAAAACCTATTCGTTGTGAAAGAGGCTTCAGGAAACGCAAAGACACCATCGTTCACCAGAAGACTCTCCTGGGCGAGAAGCCTTACATATGTATTGAATGTGGGCAGAGCTTCAACCGGAGCTCGGACCTCATCCGCCATCAGCGGATCCACACTGGCGAGAAACCCTATGTGTGCaccgagtgcgggaaaagcttcagccgGCGCTCGCACCTTATCCagcaccagagaatccacacgggggagAGACCCTACCAATGCAAagactgtgggaagagcttcagccaGAGCACGCATCTTGTGCAGCACCAAAGGAACCACACCGGAGAGAGGCCCTATGTGTGTGCAAAGTGTGGGAGGAACTTTTACCAGAACTCGGGGCTCATCAGACATGCCAACTTCCACACGGGTGAGAAGCCCTACAAATGTCCcgagtgtgggaaatgcttcagtGACAGCTCCAACCTCATCGCGCACCAGCGGCTGCACACAGGCGAGAAGCCCTACAAATGCACGGACTGTGACAAATGCTTCAGTGAGAGCTCCAAGCTGATCATCCACCGCCGGACCCACACGGGAGAGAAGCCCTACATGTGTCCTgagtgcgggaagagcttcagccAGAGATCCCACCTTGTCCAGCACCGCAGGAcgcacacaggagagaaaccataCAAGTGCTCCGAGTGTGGGACGAGCTTCAGCGACAACTCCACCCTGATCCGGCACCGCAGGACGCACACTGGGGAGAAGCCCTTCAAATGTGCGCAGTGTGGGAAGAGTTTCAGCCGCAATTCGTACTTGGTGTCGCATCAGAGAGTGCACGTATGGTAG